In Alteromonas naphthalenivorans, one DNA window encodes the following:
- a CDS encoding urease subunit beta, which produces MIPGEIKTDSGDRELNVGRPCIKIKVANAGDRPIQVGSHYHFYEVNNALKFDREATKGYRLDITSSTAIRFEPGQEREVTLIPYQGSRTVIGFQGKVQGVLS; this is translated from the coding sequence ATGATTCCCGGAGAAATAAAAACAGACTCAGGCGACCGCGAGCTGAATGTGGGTAGACCTTGTATTAAGATTAAAGTGGCTAACGCGGGCGATCGTCCAATACAAGTAGGTTCTCATTATCATTTTTATGAAGTGAACAATGCGCTTAAGTTCGATCGGGAAGCCACCAAAGGCTACCGTTTAGACATTACCTCAAGTACTGCTATCCGATTTGAGCCGGGGCAAGAGCGCGAGGTAACTTTGATCCCTTACCAAGGCAGCCGCACGGTCATTGGATTTCAAGGTAAAGTACAAGGGGTATTGAGCTAA
- the urtD gene encoding urea ABC transporter ATP-binding protein UrtD, protein MTAQTTKSPQLANKTPQLVGKHPDTRHGVILYVEDVNLSFDGFKALNNLNLYINKGELRCLIGANGAGKTTLMDVITGKTRPDSGKVNFGQNIDLLSMDECEIARAGIGRKFQKPTVFEALSVFENIELSLSGDKGIWASLFYRLSPEQKDSIDNILRTIGLVNEAYYPAGRLSHGQKQWLEIGMLLAADPKLLLVDEPVAGMTGQETERTAELLTSLAGERSVVVVEHDMAFVRSIARQVTVLHQGSVLAEGTMNDIQSNPEVIRVYLGEETDH, encoded by the coding sequence ATGACCGCTCAAACTACTAAGAGTCCTCAGCTTGCTAATAAAACTCCTCAGCTTGTTGGTAAGCATCCAGATACGCGCCATGGTGTAATTCTATACGTTGAAGATGTAAACCTAAGTTTTGATGGTTTTAAGGCGCTTAACAACTTGAACCTTTACATCAATAAAGGTGAATTACGATGCCTAATAGGGGCGAACGGTGCGGGCAAAACAACGTTAATGGATGTTATTACTGGGAAGACGCGGCCTGATTCGGGCAAAGTTAATTTCGGCCAAAACATAGATTTACTCAGTATGGACGAGTGTGAAATTGCAAGAGCAGGTATTGGACGTAAGTTTCAAAAGCCCACCGTCTTCGAAGCGCTCAGTGTATTTGAAAATATTGAACTGAGTCTGTCAGGTGATAAAGGTATTTGGGCATCTTTGTTTTATAGACTTTCCCCAGAGCAAAAAGACAGTATTGATAACATTTTGCGAACTATAGGGTTAGTAAATGAAGCCTATTATCCCGCAGGCCGATTGTCCCATGGACAAAAGCAATGGCTTGAAATAGGTATGTTATTGGCTGCCGATCCCAAGTTGCTATTAGTTGATGAGCCAGTAGCGGGTATGACGGGGCAAGAAACTGAACGCACCGCTGAACTTCTAACATCATTAGCGGGCGAACGCTCCGTGGTGGTAGTCGAGCATGATATGGCGTTTGTTCGCTCAATTGCTCGTCAAGTTACCGTGCTGCATCAAGGCTCTGTACTTGCGGAAGGCACCATGAATGATATCCAGTCGAACCCAGAAGTTATTCGAGTATATTTAGGCGAAGAAACTGATCATTAA
- the ureC gene encoding urease subunit alpha: MATIDKHSYAHMFGPTIGDRVRLGDTDLWLEVEKDFTEYGEEVKFGGGKVIRDGMGQSQASCFDTPDLVITNVVILDHWGIIKADIGIKDGRIAIIGKAGNPDVQDNIDIEIGPGTEIIAGEGQIVTAGGIDAHIHFICPQQIDEALMSGVTTMIGGGTGPATGSNATTCTPGPWNIHKMLQATNDFPMNFGFLGKGNASLPIALEEQIEAGVCGLKLHEDWGTTPASIDNCLSVAERYDVQIAIHTDTLNESGFVEDTLGAFKGRTIHTYHTEGAGGGHSPDIIRACGESNVLPSSTNPTRPYTINTIDEHLDMLMVCHHLDPAIPEDIAFADSRIRKESIAAEDIMHDLGAISMIASDSQAMGRVGEMITRTWQTAHKMKQQRGPLAPDTEKNDNFRLKRYVAKYTINPAISHGISHEVGSIEIGKLADLVLWKPAFFGIKPAMIIKSGFIAAAPMGDANASIPTPQPVYYRPMFGAHGSASANTSMTFMSQASLDAGVPDKIGMTRMVSACKNTRNIGKDDMIHNSWQPTIEVDAQTYEVRANGELLTCEPATTLPLAQLYCLF, from the coding sequence ATGGCAACTATCGATAAACATTCATACGCACATATGTTTGGTCCCACTATTGGCGATCGTGTTCGCTTAGGTGATACGGACTTATGGCTTGAAGTGGAAAAAGACTTTACCGAGTATGGTGAAGAAGTGAAATTCGGTGGCGGAAAAGTAATTCGGGACGGTATGGGGCAAAGCCAAGCAAGCTGTTTTGATACGCCAGACCTTGTAATCACGAACGTGGTTATTCTCGACCATTGGGGAATTATTAAAGCCGATATTGGTATCAAAGATGGCCGTATCGCTATTATTGGTAAAGCTGGTAACCCAGATGTTCAAGACAATATTGATATTGAAATTGGACCCGGCACAGAAATCATTGCAGGCGAAGGGCAGATAGTTACGGCCGGTGGTATAGACGCGCACATTCATTTTATATGCCCACAACAAATAGACGAAGCGCTAATGTCGGGAGTGACTACGATGATTGGTGGTGGAACAGGGCCCGCCACGGGTAGCAACGCTACCACTTGCACCCCTGGGCCTTGGAATATTCATAAAATGCTTCAAGCTACCAATGATTTTCCTATGAACTTTGGCTTCTTAGGAAAGGGGAATGCAAGTTTACCTATAGCATTAGAAGAACAAATAGAAGCAGGCGTATGTGGCTTGAAGCTGCATGAAGATTGGGGGACTACCCCCGCTTCTATCGATAATTGTTTATCAGTAGCAGAGCGATATGACGTTCAAATAGCAATTCATACCGACACACTCAATGAGTCTGGTTTTGTTGAAGATACGTTAGGTGCGTTTAAAGGGCGCACCATACATACTTATCACACGGAGGGCGCAGGTGGCGGTCATTCTCCCGATATTATCCGCGCCTGTGGTGAATCAAATGTCTTACCTTCATCCACCAATCCTACGCGACCTTACACAATTAATACCATAGATGAACACCTTGATATGTTAATGGTTTGTCATCATTTAGACCCGGCTATACCTGAAGATATCGCGTTTGCTGACTCTCGTATTCGTAAAGAAAGCATAGCAGCTGAAGATATCATGCACGACTTGGGGGCTATTAGCATGATTGCCTCAGATTCCCAAGCGATGGGTCGTGTGGGTGAAATGATTACGCGCACTTGGCAAACTGCACATAAAATGAAGCAGCAACGTGGCCCCTTAGCGCCGGATACTGAAAAAAATGATAACTTTCGATTAAAGCGGTATGTAGCGAAATATACAATTAATCCTGCAATTAGCCACGGCATTAGCCATGAAGTAGGTTCTATCGAAATAGGGAAACTCGCAGATTTAGTGCTTTGGAAGCCTGCCTTTTTCGGTATCAAGCCCGCAATGATAATTAAGTCAGGGTTTATTGCGGCAGCCCCCATGGGCGATGCGAATGCGTCAATACCCACTCCTCAACCCGTCTACTACAGACCAATGTTTGGTGCGCATGGATCGGCATCTGCTAATACTTCAATGACGTTCATGTCTCAAGCTTCTTTGGATGCTGGGGTACCAGATAAAATAGGTATGACACGTATGGTAAGTGCTTGCAAAAATACACGCAACATAGGCAAAGATGACATGATCCACAATAGTTGGCAACCTACTATTGAAGTGGATGCTCAAACCTATGAGGTGCGAGCGAACGGCGAGTTACTTACATGTGAGCCAGCAACGACACTCCCATTGGCACAGCTTTACTGTCTGTTTTAA
- a CDS encoding urease subunit gamma, whose translation MDLLPRERDKLLIFTAALLAERRLKRGVKLNYPEAMAYISMEIIEGARDGKTVAEMMDYGRTLLTKEQVMEGVSELIPEVQVEATFPDGTKLVTIHNPII comes from the coding sequence ATGGATTTATTACCCAGAGAGCGAGATAAGTTATTAATCTTTACTGCGGCTTTGTTAGCTGAAAGGCGACTAAAGCGGGGCGTTAAACTTAATTACCCTGAAGCAATGGCCTACATATCGATGGAAATAATCGAGGGCGCGCGAGACGGTAAAACCGTTGCAGAAATGATGGATTATGGCCGCACTCTACTCACCAAAGAGCAGGTGATGGAAGGAGTAAGTGAGCTTATTCCAGAAGTTCAGGTAGAGGCTACATTCCCAGATGGCACAAAGCTAGTCACTATTCATAACCCTATTATTTAA
- the urtB gene encoding urea ABC transporter permease subunit UrtB yields MIRTHTRWVSWLFICLICLCKAPVYAQTADVQTVQPSNENDAALYSLAAKLPSAKLNQMESLVTEISQVPHPKTREILSLVLNGDLYYIKSNRLLVAAIKVGKEYELTDVLHDSELASVKKSKIRKVRTNNRLRGLIRSAIAVLDLNSPNKDVRLQAVKQLLDNPSTMGLDAITLRLDKEEDPEVSELMNVVLSLNQLKTGEHQAKLVAVSDLESSLQPEVRNTMANILRELPQSQRNAQEAELAAALNEVIKNIDAKRSRYGFIENVFFGLSLGSVLLLAAIGLAITFGVMGVINMAHGEMIMLGAYTTYVIQITFPSLIEYSLLMAIPAAFLVSGFVGVLIERGVIRFLKGRPLETLLATFGVSLILQQLVRTVFSPLNRQVQAPEWMTGSWVINPVFSLTYNRLYIIIFSLVVFFTLMLILKKSSLGLHVRAVSQNRDMARALSIKSDWVDAATFGLGSGIAGVAGVVLSQLTNVGPNLGQAYIIDSFLVVVFGGVGNLWGTLVAAMSLGTINKFLEPITGSVLANIIVLVGLVLFIQKRPKGLFPQKGRSAD; encoded by the coding sequence ATGATTCGAACGCACACCCGGTGGGTTAGTTGGTTATTCATCTGCTTAATATGCTTGTGTAAAGCACCTGTATATGCACAAACAGCAGATGTTCAGACCGTTCAACCTAGCAATGAGAATGACGCTGCACTTTATTCACTCGCAGCTAAATTGCCAAGCGCGAAGTTGAACCAAATGGAATCTTTGGTAACAGAAATTAGCCAAGTTCCTCACCCAAAAACCCGAGAAATATTGTCACTAGTGTTGAACGGTGACTTGTACTATATCAAATCAAATAGGCTGCTTGTTGCCGCTATAAAGGTAGGTAAAGAGTACGAACTAACTGATGTATTGCATGACTCAGAACTCGCATCGGTTAAAAAGTCGAAAATTAGAAAGGTACGCACAAACAACCGACTGCGGGGTTTAATCCGAAGTGCTATCGCTGTACTAGACTTAAATTCCCCTAATAAGGATGTACGTCTACAAGCCGTAAAGCAGTTACTCGACAATCCGTCCACGATGGGGTTAGACGCTATCACGCTACGGCTTGATAAAGAAGAAGACCCAGAAGTGTCAGAATTAATGAATGTGGTGCTTTCATTAAACCAGCTAAAAACGGGTGAGCATCAAGCCAAACTAGTTGCTGTTAGTGATTTAGAAAGTAGTCTGCAGCCTGAAGTGCGAAATACCATGGCAAATATATTAAGGGAATTGCCACAAAGTCAGCGCAATGCGCAAGAAGCAGAACTAGCTGCGGCGCTCAATGAAGTCATTAAAAATATAGACGCAAAGCGCAGCCGCTACGGATTTATTGAAAATGTATTTTTTGGATTAAGTTTAGGCTCAGTATTATTGTTAGCTGCAATTGGCTTAGCAATTACTTTTGGCGTGATGGGTGTAATTAACATGGCGCACGGCGAAATGATTATGCTGGGCGCTTATACTACATATGTCATACAAATTACTTTTCCGTCCCTTATCGAATATTCGCTATTAATGGCTATTCCCGCTGCCTTTTTAGTTTCGGGGTTTGTGGGGGTATTAATTGAGCGAGGCGTAATTCGCTTCTTAAAAGGGCGCCCGTTAGAGACATTATTAGCTACGTTCGGCGTATCTTTAATACTTCAGCAATTAGTGCGTACGGTTTTTTCTCCACTTAATAGACAGGTGCAGGCGCCTGAATGGATGACGGGATCTTGGGTTATAAATCCCGTCTTTTCGTTAACCTACAATCGGCTATACATCATTATATTTTCGCTCGTTGTGTTTTTTACACTGATGTTAATCCTTAAAAAATCATCATTAGGTTTGCACGTTCGCGCTGTATCACAAAACAGGGACATGGCACGCGCGCTTAGTATAAAAAGTGACTGGGTAGATGCTGCTACCTTTGGTTTAGGTTCGGGTATTGCGGGTGTAGCGGGTGTAGTGCTTAGTCAATTGACCAACGTCGGACCAAACCTAGGTCAGGCCTACATTATCGATTCATTTTTAGTCGTTGTATTTGGTGGAGTAGGCAACTTGTGGGGAACGTTAGTTGCGGCTATGTCACTCGGTACAATTAATAAATTTCTTGAACCTATTACGGGGTCTGTGCTGGCAAATATTATCGTGCTGGTAGGCTTGGTATTGTTTATCCAAAAACGTCCGAAAGGCTTATTCCCACAAAAGGGTAGGAGCGCAGACTAA
- the ureE gene encoding urease accessory protein UreE, giving the protein MLLAYTRLSHIHENIDDSITLDHDTRKKARIKSTTDTGIDIGVFLERGHPLLVGEILKTECGKYIVVKGKAEDVATAIADDWLSFSKICYHLGNRHTSLQIGERWVRFKPDHVLEELVENYGLSINKTPAVFEPESGAYGKSGHNHGHSHSHEH; this is encoded by the coding sequence ATGTTACTAGCTTACACACGTCTATCGCATATTCATGAGAATATTGATGATTCTATTACCCTTGATCATGACACCCGAAAGAAAGCGCGGATTAAAAGTACCACAGACACGGGCATAGATATCGGCGTATTTTTAGAGCGAGGACATCCACTTCTTGTTGGAGAAATACTGAAAACTGAATGCGGTAAATATATTGTTGTAAAAGGAAAAGCCGAAGATGTGGCTACAGCTATTGCAGATGATTGGCTGAGCTTCTCGAAAATTTGCTATCACTTGGGCAATCGCCATACATCATTACAAATTGGTGAGCGGTGGGTACGCTTTAAGCCCGATCATGTTTTAGAAGAGCTTGTTGAAAACTACGGGTTAAGTATCAATAAAACACCTGCTGTGTTTGAGCCTGAGAGTGGAGCTTATGGAAAATCAGGCCACAATCATGGTCATAGTCACTCTCATGAGCATTAA
- the urtE gene encoding urea ABC transporter ATP-binding subunit UrtE: MIELQNIDQQYSGTQILWDVNLKIEKGSRTVIMGRNGVGKTTLLNVIMGLLPISAGKLTINNKDMSKASVESRPEIGVGYVPQGRHIFPQLTVEENLKISLNCKRQTSKTIPEHIFELFPVLKEMLHRRGGDLSGGQQQQLAIGRALVLNPDILILDEPNEGIQPNIVQLIRDVLLKLNKEQGLTIVLVEQKLPFARAVGETFALMEKGQVIATGDMPDLNDELVSKYLAV; this comes from the coding sequence ATGATAGAACTACAGAATATTGATCAACAATATAGCGGTACTCAAATTCTTTGGGATGTGAATCTGAAAATAGAAAAGGGTTCTCGAACCGTTATTATGGGCCGAAATGGTGTTGGCAAAACAACGTTGCTAAACGTCATTATGGGGCTGTTGCCAATAAGCGCTGGCAAGCTCACTATTAACAATAAAGATATGTCTAAAGCCTCGGTAGAGTCGCGACCAGAGATAGGTGTAGGCTATGTACCCCAGGGGCGTCATATTTTTCCTCAGCTAACCGTTGAAGAAAATTTGAAGATAAGTTTAAACTGCAAAAGGCAAACTAGTAAGACTATACCTGAGCATATATTTGAACTCTTCCCTGTTTTAAAGGAAATGTTGCACAGACGAGGGGGGGACTTGTCGGGCGGACAACAACAACAGTTAGCGATAGGTCGAGCGTTGGTGTTAAACCCTGATATTTTGATATTGGATGAACCTAACGAAGGTATCCAACCAAATATTGTGCAGCTCATTAGGGATGTGTTGTTGAAGTTAAATAAAGAGCAAGGGCTAACTATTGTGTTAGTGGAGCAAAAGCTTCCTTTCGCAAGAGCGGTGGGTGAAACCTTTGCATTGATGGAAAAAGGTCAGGTAATTGCTACAGGCGATATGCCGGATTTAAACGACGAACTTGTTAGTAAGTATTTAGCCGTATAG
- a CDS encoding urease accessory protein UreD: MKQEFVSEQLSGASSSVNEASAVKGLKNKWLASLFLEFAIKSNVSQLVKTSRHGPLNVQKAFYPEGEDCAHVYLLHPPAGIVSGDELNIEICIQDSAHALITTPGANRFYRARTNLAIGDSKQIQISNVNVLGKGVCENFPLETIVYEGADAINQLDLSLSSQAHYIGWDISSLGLPAAGQPFKKGRYTQLNRVFIDGKLNFHDRINLNPNNNVRAHVAGLNNHSVFATMLAHAPKVRINGNEKSQLVERLREQIAHTDGVDKPSQKVSVTYIRDLLVVRYLGDHTEECKAIFTSIWKTIRPIYIQKEANVPRIWLT; this comes from the coding sequence ATGAAACAAGAGTTTGTGAGTGAACAATTATCGGGTGCATCAAGTTCTGTAAATGAGGCCAGTGCAGTAAAAGGCCTCAAAAATAAGTGGTTGGCTAGCTTATTCCTAGAATTCGCCATTAAAAGCAATGTGTCTCAGCTAGTTAAAACTAGCCGTCACGGACCTTTGAATGTTCAGAAGGCATTTTACCCTGAAGGTGAAGATTGTGCGCATGTTTACTTGCTTCACCCTCCCGCAGGGATTGTTTCGGGTGATGAACTCAACATTGAAATTTGTATTCAAGATTCAGCGCATGCGCTTATTACTACGCCAGGCGCCAATCGCTTTTACCGAGCAAGAACCAATTTAGCAATTGGCGACAGTAAGCAAATACAAATAAGTAACGTTAACGTGTTAGGCAAGGGTGTTTGTGAAAACTTTCCACTCGAAACTATCGTTTATGAAGGCGCAGACGCAATTAACCAATTGGACTTATCGTTAAGTTCACAAGCACATTATATTGGCTGGGATATAAGTTCCTTAGGGTTACCCGCCGCTGGTCAGCCATTTAAGAAAGGCCGGTATACTCAACTAAATCGAGTGTTTATCGACGGTAAACTTAATTTTCATGACCGAATTAATCTAAACCCAAATAACAATGTTCGTGCACACGTTGCGGGCCTCAATAACCACTCCGTTTTTGCCACTATGTTGGCCCATGCGCCGAAAGTACGTATAAATGGGAATGAGAAAAGCCAGTTGGTAGAGCGCTTAAGAGAACAAATTGCACATACAGATGGCGTAGACAAACCTAGCCAGAAAGTGAGCGTAACTTACATAAGAGACCTATTAGTAGTGCGATACCTAGGCGACCATACCGAAGAGTGCAAAGCCATATTTACCAGTATTTGGAAAACAATCAGGCCAATTTACATCCAAAAAGAAGCTAATGTTCCTCGTATTTGGCTTACTTAA
- a CDS encoding outer membrane beta-barrel protein — MKLAQTLKPAAAVGFIALSLTGTAHADDKFKLTDSLSVTGFIDMSWSSVDVEGVGTEQSSGLDQFEIDFLYSFDSKFSAQVDLEYQDNGTGEEVDIEQAFISYAVSENFSVKAGRFLSYTGWETEEPTGLYQYSGTGYAAYFYGGYQQGVSGFYKGNGYQVALSLVNDLGDLEGENRDTDHPAFEAMLAVTPTEATIAKAFYSSDKLDGTDETTTLVNLWAAYIEGSLTLAVEYNTSENAPAYAYRYGIDSEASGYLIMGNYAMNDFAITLRYHDYAIDDASGAEVEDGSAITIAPSYTFTKNLWVVFEYRMGEQNGVDVDLMALEALVTF, encoded by the coding sequence ATGAAACTAGCCCAAACATTAAAACCGGCCGCGGCCGTTGGATTTATCGCTTTGAGTCTCACAGGTACGGCGCACGCGGACGATAAATTTAAATTAACTGACAGTCTTTCGGTTACTGGCTTTATTGATATGTCGTGGTCGTCAGTTGACGTTGAAGGAGTTGGCACCGAACAGTCATCCGGTTTAGATCAATTCGAAATAGATTTTCTTTATAGTTTTGACAGTAAGTTTTCAGCGCAAGTTGACTTGGAATACCAAGACAACGGAACTGGAGAGGAAGTCGACATTGAACAAGCTTTTATTTCCTACGCAGTATCAGAAAATTTTAGTGTAAAAGCAGGACGTTTTCTTAGTTATACAGGTTGGGAAACGGAAGAACCAACGGGTCTCTATCAGTACTCAGGAACTGGCTATGCCGCATACTTTTACGGTGGTTATCAGCAGGGAGTTTCAGGTTTTTACAAGGGAAATGGCTACCAAGTTGCCTTGTCATTGGTTAACGATTTAGGGGACTTAGAAGGTGAGAACAGGGATACAGATCATCCTGCGTTTGAAGCAATGTTAGCAGTTACGCCCACTGAAGCCACAATTGCAAAAGCTTTTTATTCAAGCGACAAGCTCGACGGAACAGATGAAACTACCACACTGGTAAATTTGTGGGCCGCGTATATAGAAGGCTCTCTCACCCTTGCCGTTGAATATAACACTTCAGAAAACGCTCCAGCTTATGCCTATCGCTATGGCATCGATTCAGAAGCCTCTGGTTACTTAATCATGGGCAATTACGCAATGAACGATTTTGCTATTACTTTACGTTATCACGACTATGCAATCGATGATGCAAGTGGCGCAGAAGTAGAAGATGGCAGCGCTATCACGATTGCACCAAGCTATACCTTTACCAAAAACCTATGGGTGGTATTTGAATACCGAATGGGTGAACAAAATGGGGTAGATGTAGACCTTATGGCCCTTGAAGCACTAGTTACTTTCTAA
- the urtC gene encoding urea ABC transporter permease subunit UrtC — protein MTNLLNVFQEKFKTLSNLHVVVSVLFLSTAYVTFCNLVFADGALLHVSDYTVSLFGKYLCYALLALAVDLVWGYCGVLSLGHGAFFTLGGYAMGMYLMRQIGDRGVYGNPDLPDFMVFLNWTEIPWYWAGSSSAIWMVVMVFLGPGLLAFIFGTLAFRSRVSGVYLSIMTQAMTYALMLAFFRNEMGFGGNNGLTDFKEIFGFSLQNPSTKLGLFVATAIALAIGYAISHFIVSSKMGRVITATRDAESRVRFVGYKPEHYKVWIFVVSAMLAGLAGALYVPQVGIINPGEFSPLNSIEMVVWVAIGGRCTLYGAIIGAIVVSYAKTRFTAIMPEAWLFALGGLFVLVTLLLPKGIAGLLPNIFDKLSMFNSGPTTSKEEAPSHVGTKKELE, from the coding sequence ATGACTAATTTATTAAACGTTTTTCAAGAGAAATTTAAAACGCTGAGCAACCTTCATGTAGTGGTGAGCGTCTTATTTCTATCAACCGCTTACGTAACTTTTTGTAATCTGGTTTTCGCTGACGGTGCTTTGTTACACGTTAGTGACTACACAGTAAGTCTTTTTGGAAAGTATTTGTGCTATGCACTTTTGGCCTTAGCCGTTGACCTAGTATGGGGTTACTGTGGCGTGCTTAGCTTGGGGCACGGCGCCTTTTTTACACTCGGTGGGTACGCCATGGGCATGTATCTTATGCGTCAAATTGGTGACAGGGGTGTTTATGGCAATCCCGACCTTCCAGATTTCATGGTTTTTCTCAATTGGACAGAAATTCCTTGGTATTGGGCAGGAAGTAGCAGTGCAATTTGGATGGTTGTGATGGTGTTTCTAGGGCCTGGGTTACTTGCCTTTATTTTTGGAACACTGGCGTTTAGATCGCGAGTAAGCGGGGTGTATCTATCTATTATGACCCAAGCAATGACATACGCCCTGATGTTGGCATTTTTTAGAAATGAAATGGGATTTGGTGGCAATAACGGACTAACCGATTTTAAAGAAATATTCGGTTTTTCTTTGCAAAACCCCAGTACCAAACTTGGGTTATTTGTTGCTACAGCCATTGCATTAGCAATTGGTTATGCCATTAGTCATTTTATAGTTTCTTCAAAAATGGGAAGAGTTATTACCGCTACGCGAGATGCAGAAAGCCGCGTTCGCTTCGTAGGGTATAAGCCAGAGCATTATAAAGTATGGATATTTGTCGTTTCTGCAATGTTAGCCGGTTTAGCAGGTGCCCTTTATGTTCCTCAAGTTGGCATTATAAACCCTGGTGAGTTTTCTCCGCTCAACTCAATAGAAATGGTGGTGTGGGTTGCGATTGGCGGACGCTGCACTCTTTATGGTGCGATCATCGGAGCTATTGTAGTGAGTTACGCGAAGACACGATTCACCGCTATTATGCCAGAAGCCTGGCTTTTCGCCCTCGGAGGACTATTTGTATTGGTCACGCTTTTACTTCCAAAGGGTATAGCAGGCTTGCTACCTAATATCTTCGACAAACTATCAATGTTTAATAGTGGGCCTACAACTTCAAAAGAAGAAGCTCCCTCCCATGTAGGTACTAAAAAGGAATTAGAATGA
- the urtA gene encoding urea ABC transporter substrate-binding protein produces the protein MKFKKIALASTIIVSTFCSQIVLAADTIKVGVLHSLSGTMAISETTLKDTVLMMIEEQNKAGGILGKKLEAVVVDPASNWPLFAEKTRELLAQEKVDVIFGCWTSVSRKSVLPVIEELNGLLFYPVQYEGEESSKNVFYTGAAPNQQAIPAVDYLMNDIGATRWVLAGTDYVYPRTTNKILKEYLNAKGVKDEDILINYTPFGHSDWQGIVSEIKKFGSTGKKTAVVSTINGDANIPFYKELGNQGISAEDIPVVAFSVGEEELSGFDAAPLVGHLAAWNYFQSVESDENDEFIESWQSYIGDDERVTNDPMEATYIGFKMWVKAVEKAGTTDVDEVEQAMIGIAVPNLTGSIAVMNANHHLSKPVLIGEIQEDGQFEVVWETPDTVIGDAWSDFLPSSKNLMSDWTAPLRCGNFDVTTGKCSG, from the coding sequence ATGAAATTTAAAAAGATCGCCCTCGCCAGCACAATTATAGTTAGTACATTTTGCTCTCAAATCGTGTTAGCGGCAGATACTATTAAAGTAGGTGTACTACATTCGCTGTCGGGCACCATGGCAATATCAGAAACAACATTGAAAGACACAGTGTTGATGATGATTGAAGAACAGAATAAAGCGGGCGGTATCCTGGGTAAAAAGCTAGAAGCTGTGGTAGTTGACCCCGCGTCAAACTGGCCGCTGTTTGCAGAAAAAACTCGGGAGTTACTGGCACAGGAAAAGGTCGATGTGATTTTCGGTTGCTGGACGTCAGTGTCAAGAAAATCCGTATTGCCCGTAATTGAAGAGCTCAACGGCTTGTTGTTCTACCCTGTGCAATACGAAGGGGAAGAGTCTTCGAAGAATGTGTTCTACACAGGCGCAGCGCCTAACCAGCAAGCTATACCAGCGGTAGATTATTTAATGAATGATATCGGTGCTACTCGTTGGGTTCTAGCAGGAACTGATTATGTATACCCACGCACGACAAACAAGATATTAAAAGAGTATCTGAATGCGAAAGGCGTTAAAGACGAAGACATTCTTATTAACTACACCCCATTTGGTCATTCTGACTGGCAAGGTATTGTTTCTGAGATCAAAAAGTTCGGCTCAACAGGCAAGAAGACTGCTGTGGTTTCTACAATTAACGGCGATGCGAACATTCCATTTTACAAAGAATTAGGCAACCAAGGCATTTCTGCAGAAGATATTCCAGTGGTGGCATTCTCTGTAGGTGAAGAAGAGCTTTCGGGCTTTGATGCAGCGCCTCTTGTTGGACATCTTGCTGCTTGGAATTACTTCCAAAGTGTTGAATCAGATGAAAATGATGAATTTATCGAAAGTTGGCAAAGCTACATTGGTGATGATGAACGTGTAACCAATGACCCAATGGAAGCAACTTATATTGGCTTCAAAATGTGGGTAAAAGCGGTAGAAAAAGCAGGCACTACAGATGTAGACGAAGTAGAGCAAGCGATGATCGGTATCGCAGTGCCTAATCTCACAGGAAGCATCGCAGTTATGAATGCAAACCATCACCTATCGAAGCCCGTGCTAATAGGCGAAATTCAAGAAGATGGTCAATTTGAAGTGGTTTGGGAAACACCAGATACAGTGATTGGTGATGCGTGGTCAGACTTTCTTCCGAGTTCAAAAAACCTCATGTCGGACTGGACTGCACCACTTCGTTGTGGAAATTTTGATGTAACTACGGGTAAGTGTTCGGGTTAG